In Lachancea thermotolerans CBS 6340 chromosome H complete sequence, a single genomic region encodes these proteins:
- the MRPS17 gene encoding mitochondrial 37S ribosomal protein uS17m (similar to uniprot|Q03246 Saccharomyces cerevisiae YMR188C MRPS17 Mitochondrial ribosomal protein of the small subunit): MARQNFVGLVVSQGKMQKTVKVRVETKVFNKRINKELFHRKDYLVHDEQGVSREGDLVRIEATRPLSRRKFFSVAEILKNKGQQFALFESQAKTQVMQEEAQKTRDFLDRRRAHEADESVLLADVRTIQQALAQGQDAEELSEIKARYGIEHFTPDTLKQLLQLDVLALEQSVVAQKSKIDTVQARVSELLQNEQDGDLLLRQYGVEDPQMLKSNIKKNLLRKYVMQEL; the protein is encoded by the coding sequence ATGGCGcgtcaaaattttgtggGTCTAGTGGTCTCACAGGGTAAAATGCAGAAGACCGTCAAGGTGCGTGTCGAGACAAAAGTCTTCAATAAGAGAATTAACAAGGAATTGTTCCACAGAAAAGATTATTTAGTGCACGATGAACAAGGGGTGTCGCGTGAAGGTGATCTGGTGCGTATAGAGGCAACTCGACCGCTTTCCCGTCGCAAGTTCTTTAGCGTTGCGGagatattgaagaacaaaggTCAGCAATTCGCACTGTTTGAGTCGCAGGCAAAGACACAGGTGATGCAGGAGGAAGCACAGAAGACTCGTGATTTCTTGGATAGACGTAGAGCGCATGAAGCAGATGAGAGCGTGCTTCTTGCTGATGTGCGCACAATTCAACAGGCTCTGGCACAAGGCCAagatgctgaagagctGTCCGAAATCAAGGCTAGGTACGGAATCGAGCATTTTACACCAGACACTCTaaagcagctgctgcaatTAGATGTGTTGGCTCTAGAGCAGAGCGTGGTGGCGCAGAAATCGAAGATTGACACCGTGCAGGCACGAGTGAGTGAGCTTTTACAGAACGAACAGGACGGCGACCTGCTCTTGAGGCAGTACGGTGTTGAGGACCCACAAATGTTGAAGAGTAATATTAAAAAAAACCTGCTTAGGAAGTATGTTATGCAGGAGCTGTAA
- a CDS encoding uncharacterized protein (similar to uniprot|Q12179 Saccharomyces cerevisiae YPL245W Hypothetical ORF), with the protein MNLKGCLRRTVFDEALANMTRTYKKPKVNDNRTQLEHDAIDKLSHVKLSSEQAQLKTEVLQFVRDQLKRWESSKDGPAMLVIQGDAGTGKSVVLNSLFNELQRLACPSDAARDELTGTKNYLVVNHPEMLKLYHRISKNFPYIAKSSLERPTSLINKLEKSKSIADVIVVDEAHLLSTSKDAFKRFYGENHLQSLMALGKVLVVVYDDKQSLRMGSYWEESTNDGSSLAHFYEQLPEGHKQWRYLKQQFRVVAEPDVLEWIEQLSTKGKILPFPKSTTNGTSTFDLKIWEDCGAMYSKLKELNEEYGQCRMLATYDFPYRLDGKDYFVTCGDNFKLRWDRYMPKSILPWSERPSSIDEVGSVYTVQGFDLNYAGVILGRSVGYDASNDCIKLMPEFYDDHAGFTKKKNIKNADQVKLKIIMNSINVLMTRGVKGLYLYAYDPELRQRLLRCSGSA; encoded by the coding sequence ATGAACTTAAAGGGTTGCCTGAGGCGAACAGTGTTTGACGAAGCATTAGCAAATATGACTAGGACATACAAAAAGCCCAAGGTCAACGACAACAGAACTCAGCTCGAGCACGATGCCATTGACAAGCTATCTCATGTGAAGCTGTCGTCGGAACAAGCACAGCTCAAGACCGAGGTGCTTCAATTCGTTAGAGATCAGCTCAAACGCTGGGAAAGTAGCAAGGACGGCCCTGCGATGCTTGTAATCCAGGGTGATGCCGGAACTGGAAAGTCAGTGGTTTTGAACTCACTCTTTAACGAATTACAGAGGCTGGCCTGTCCCTCTGATGCGGCGCGAGACGAATTAACGGGTACCAAGAACTATTTGGTAGTTAACCACCCGGAGATGCTCAAACTTTATCACCGTATAAGTAAAAACTTTCCCTATATTGCCAAGTCATCGCTTGAGCGGCCCACTTCCTTAATTAATAAGTTGGAGAAAAGCAAGTCCATTGCAGACGTTATTGTTGTTGACGAGGCCCACTTACTTTCGACATCGAAAGACGCGTTCAAGCGGTTTTATGGCGAAAACCATCTACAGTCGCTAATGGCTCTAGGCAAAGTTCTGGTAGTGGTTTATGATGACAAGCAATCGCTCCGTATGGGCTCTTATTGGGAAGAAAGCACCAACGACGGTTCTTCTTTAGCTCACTTTTACGAGCAGCTACCTGAAGGCCATAAGCAATGGCGTTACTTAAAGCAGCAATTTCGGGTAGTTGCTGAACCCGATGTATTGGAATGGATTGAGCAGTTGAGTACCAAAGGAAAGATATTGCCCTTCCCTAAATCCACAACCAACGGAACCTCCACATTCGATTTAAAAATTTGGGAGGACTGTGGGGCCATGTATTCCAAGCTGAAGGAGCTCAACGAAGAGTATGGTCAATGCCGCATGTTGGCAACATACGATTTTCCTTACAGGCTCGACGGCAAGGACTACTTTGTCACTTGTGGCGATAACTTTAAACTCAGGTGGGACAGGTATATGCCCAAATCCATACTGCCCTGGAGCGAGCGGCCTAGTAGTATCGACGAAGTTGGCAGCGTTTACACAGTGCAGGGGTTTGACCTGAACTACGCCGGGGTAATCTTAGGACGGAGTGTTGGCTACGACGCTAGCAACGACTGCATTAAATTAATGCCTGAATTCTACGACGACCACGCTGGTTTTacgaagaaaaaaaacatcaaaaacgcgGACCAGGTTAAACTCAAGATTATCATGAACAGCATAAATGTCTTAATGACCAGGGGAGTCAAAGGTCTTTATCTATATGCGTATGATCCTGAGTTAAGACAGAGGCTGTTGAGGTGCTCAGGAAGCGCGTGA
- the RBD2 gene encoding putative rhomboid protease RBD2 (similar to uniprot|Q12270 Saccharomyces cerevisiae YPL246C RBD2 Possible rhomboid protease, has similarity to eukaryotic rhomboid proteases including Pcp1p) translates to MNFRKFIIDKFTKAAMSTMNSLNLSLPDGKPPAALTTGLVIFMSLIYLLSLVVDINGHISLKPNALFKLDLNRLSLYPLGHLSLTHLVLNSLSLFGPLTMFERSHGTVHTGVVLNLLAVFTAIVYCLMGSLFFSKTEVLGSSGWCFSLFAYFSFKEATIRPQQRIFHSFSAPTKYMPVLILVLVTIFFPGSSFWGHFIGMGMGYVLAWKENFVGKLVPPSSLIQKIESKLDSAIAMIPLGVKFYKEEAANREESYKSLFGDESVLPLHNQTSTNFQGEGRPLGN, encoded by the exons ATGAACTTTCGAAAATTTATTATAGACAAATTTACCAAAGCAGCGATGAGCACGATGAACTCTTTAAACCTCAGCCTACCGGATGGAAAACCGCCTGCAGCGCTAACGACGGGTCTTGTGATCTTTATGTCTCTGATATACTTGCTCAGCCTTGTCGTCGACATCAATGGACACATTAGCCTGAAGCCTAACGCATTGTTCAAGTTGGATC TTAACCGGCTGTCGCTATATCCACTGGGCCACTTGTCTCTAACGCACCTTGTGCTTAACTCGCTGTCCTTGTTCGGACCCCTGACCATGTTTGAGAGAAGCCACGGGACCGTGCACACAGGCGTGGTACTGAACCTCCTAGCCGTTTTTACAGCCATTGTGTACTGCCTCATGGGCTctctctttttttcaaagaccGAAGTATTGGGCAGCAGTGGGTGGTGTTTCTCACTCTTTGCGtacttcagcttcaaagaggcAACGATTCGCCCACAACAGCGCATTTTTCATAGCTTCTCAGCCCCAACAAAGTACATGCCTGTGCTAATCCTCGTATTGGTGACCATCTTTTTCCCGGGCTCAAGTTTCTGGGGGCACTTTATTGGCATGGGCATGGGCTACGTTCTGGCGTGGAAGGAGAACTTCGTTGGCAAGCTCGTTCCGCCTAGTTCCCTGATTCAGAAAATCGAGTCAAAGCTTGACTCTGCAATTGCGATGATCCCCCTCGGCGTCAAGTTTTataaagaagaagctgccaaCAGAGAAGAGTCTTACAAGTCCCTTTTCGGCGATGAAAGCGTCCTGCCGCTTCACAACCAAACCTCGACGAATTTTCAAGGCGAAGGTCGTCCTCTCGGTAACTAG